The DNA window CCAGCTGACACCCATCAACACAAACAACTTCATGTAGAGAATCAGCCTGGAATAAAGTAATGGGTGCATCGTGGAAGGTTAGGTGTGAATAATGAGGCGTCTATTTTCTTCTGGAAGGAAtatcgctgaatccgaaaatgacgagtaggtaTTTTTCGCTTTTAACCCATGCATTACATTCCGACTACGCCATTGGAATTGGAACTTGCGAAACTGctcatgtccatttttccaaacttcagttttttgagttgataatactttttcaACCATAAAAGTGATAAAATGACTTGTTTTGGGattaagtagagtacctgtatagcgagagtatggacagatcgcttcatggagggcttagggcccaaaagtgcagccaccattctaaccaacttctaacgcacatttcactgccagtctgcagattccaattctcaCCAGGAaagccaagaatgtacagaaatgagcgttcttccgcaaaattgagtaaatttatagTCCAGTCAACGAAGGGATTTTAATGGAACAAACTAGAAAAAGCTGCATTTTTTACCATCGATATACCTACTTCTAAAGTGGTGTTTACCAAAAAGTCCTCACTTTTACCCCCTCTGCTTACCCTCCAGCCCCCCTAAAGTGCAAAAATTACCCTTTTTTTAAACCTCTCTATCTCCTCGCCTAATTGAGATAATCAATCGTGGTTTGTCTTAAAACACTCCttaaatgtagaaaatttttaatattcttcAGTTTTGAATCTTAAGACCACTTAAAATaggattttttcgagaaaactgaaattttaaaatctagaatttttttttttttttttttttttttttttaaaaaaaaatgctctctAATTTTTCTCCGGTAGCTCGGATTTAACAAGTTATTCAAATAAACGTTGTAGAGgatgcaatttttcatcttttcatgTGTTGGATGACATATCTATCACAATTAAGAGAGGAGATAGAGGGACGGCGATACGACCTTACCGCATCGGCGCGGCGGAGCGCACTGCCGCGCGCCGCACTACAGCTGTCGGCGCTCAGCGGGCGCCCATTCGAACTGTCTTTACTATCTATGTACTTTTACTCAGTATAACCACTGTTTAAATTATGATCCTcgtttttgaggggggggggggggttcgactACCCCTCCATCTCCTCCGTATGCATCACATTCACATTCAAAAAAGCTCATTAGATGAGGGGGTCTCAGTTGGAGGGGAGGACATATTTTCTACATCACTTCAGTCGATGGAAAGAGACATTATAATTTATTATATTAAGtataaacaattaaaaatacatGGCTGTTCTTCTATCACGACCAGACTTACAAATTATAATATCTATGCTATACGCTCCAAGACCACCTAAATTTGCATCTCTGGCAATGCCTAGTTCCAGCGTTTCACccggccgattttcatgatttttgcaactATCGTCAGGCAAATGTCTCTAAATGTGCCCGctgttttcagattttgaaaatatgacttaggtttttttttaaatgacacgGTAAACTTGCGAATTCTCTTATTTGAACagtgtaaatttttattttttgtcacagttcgttcgaGCGTTCTACTCTGGGCCtattgccatgatttttctggttatcgacaggtgatagtcttTAGATGAGCCCGCCCGCTCTCTTTAGATTGtggaaatatgacccagatTTTTTATAAAAGAGTTCAACAAGGATCTCAGAAAGAGGGGCAAACTTTGAAATTCCTGCCATTTTTCATCGGCGggtgatttcaaattttgccgaaaattgaactaagcgggaaatTGTGAATCTTGCTCTGCTAGGAAGGAGAGGGAAGTGAATCGAAGGCATATAGTGCTTTACTGCGGACTATCTAAAAGTGACGaaacgcttagttccgttcgttccgtttcgttttTCTTATTGGAGTTACAATTATTCAACCTATGATCATATGTTATGTGAACTCATCTGTTAGATATATAACCTAGAAGTGATGTATATGAAAATGCAGTCTGTCTCACaagattaattatttttattattcctATAAATTCACATTCGGTTATGGGCCCAGTGAGCAAAGTGAGGTTCTTCTCAAAAAAGTTATTGAGTTAAAGTTATAAAAGTTTAAGAGtttattctcaaaaaaattagtaTATTCTCAAAGAGTGAGTTTCTCTCAACAGTAAGGTTACGTCTCAATAGGTTAGTCGGAATGGCCgatttggaaaagaaaaatcagaagtGTACTGGAAAACAAGGTAGGAGCTATTATGGTTATAGATGGAAAGTTGAAGGATCCAGGTGACCCACGAGAGGATGCAAGTGCtgaggaaattcaaaaaattgataagctGAAAAGTGTTTACAAGAGTGCCAACTCTCATTTTAAAGCTTTGTTTGCTGTTACAGTCTCTCTGACAGCATTTACCAAAAGATCATGGATAAAGAGACAGCTTACGAAGCATGGGAAGCACTAAAGCAACAATTTGAAGCAAATTCAAAAGATCAGCTTTTCAGAAGCTGTAATGATTTTTTCTCGTTTAGTTGGAATGAAAAAGATGATGTCTCAACTCATGtagcaaaattaaaaagtttgtgGATTGAACTGAATGGCAGCCTGGaagcaaagaaagaaaacaagttGCCAGATGTAATTTTAGTGTGTAAAGTGTTGCATATACTACCAACTGATTTCGATAACTTTAGATCAAGTTGGATGTTAATTACCAGTGatacagaaaaaaatgtttgatgagTTTTGTAATCAGCTGTGCatgtttgaaagaaatatgcggaaaaataataaagatgaaataaaagaagaagCTTTAGTTGCTACAACTAGCAAGACTGAAAAACCCAAAAGTAGGTAGATCTTTTCGGTCAAACCGAACAGATTCATGTCATTACTGCGGGTTGAAAGGTCATTGGATCCGGCGGTGTCGAAAGTGGATAAACCAAGAAAAACAGAAGTAAAAAAGGAGACCGTGAATATTAGCAACACTGTAGATGAAGACACAGATCAAGCTGTTGCCTTAGTTACACTCTGCAGTGAAGAAAGCGTTTCTTCAGCTGAGTGTGAAGGTTGGTACATCGAGAACGGAGCAACAAAGCATGTGACTCATAGTAAAGGTTATTTTAGAGACTACGAGGAGTTTTCCAGTTGCCTAGAGATGAAAGCTACAGGAAAAGAAAGCTTAAATGCATATGGTAAAGGAAATATCTCCTTTAAAAACGCACAAAATAAGACAATTCTTCTGACAGATGTGTGGTATTGCCCAGAGATTTCGAAAAAGTTGGTATCAATTTTGGAAGCACAAGATCGTAATAAGAACAGCGAGTTTACTTCAACTGCGACAACATGTATTTTGAGGATTAATGGCAGAGAAGTCCTCAGAGGAACCCGAAATAGACAGGGATCGTTATTCAAAGCTGAGATACGAGCATTACTTCAAAAGCAGGAAGTAAATTCGACAACTGTTGACGATGAATCATTACTgcaaagaaccccgcacagatggggtcagcggctctcgatgaaagtcgatgaaactttaatagattgatatacatttcataattaagggaaagccaataTTAGCTTGTTTTTGCGAGTAGAAACCGAGCTATTCGCAATTgaatccggactattttctatcatgccGTAGCATGGCGGAAGAATTCCGAGTCCCCTCTCCTCTCGTTGTTCGGCGTTCTCGATCAGACCTCACGTCACTCACGTGAAGAGAGGTGCTTATGCGCTCGGCCGGTGCGAATGCCatactccctccctctccccgcatctgtcaattctgtttcagcaactacatttcagattaaaccgGCCGGCGGTGCCGGCCCGGGAGGGGTGCGAGAAGCAGGGACCTCCATATCGCACAGCCCGAACGGAGCGTCCTAATGAAAggagtgagtgtaaacaatgcgacatcgtagttacctggtggggagagggggtttcctggccgaagtgctcaagcaaggtaaggcgacacggagaatttacctccgccgcacagaaaatagtccgggttcaatcgcgaatatctcggcttctactcgcaaaagtgagctaatttttgggttttcccttaattttgaactttatatcaatctattaaagtttcatcgactttcatcgagagccgctgactccatgctctgtgcggggttctttacCATGAAAGGCGGGGGCATCAGAATAAACGCCTTATTAAAGACATATTATGTTAGAAACCGAACTTTGAATTaaagttaaattaaaagaaGAGTTGTGCGAAGGATGTCTATATGGTAAATCACATCGTCTACCATTTGGTAGTAGGTCAAAAGCTACATATCCAGGGGAACTAGTGTCAGCTGATGTTACCGGGCCTTTTGCTGTTGAGTCTTTTCAAAGGAAGAAGTGCTTAGTTGTTTTTAAAGATAGCTATACTAAGTTTCGCTATGGATACCTGATTAGAGAAAAATCTGAGGTAAAAGAAAAACTTAAAGAAATGATTGCCCATACGAAGGCATCAGGTcacacaatgggcctgttgcatgcaagagatacagccgcgcgaatagactttttagaggttaaatgacacgaaaattacgatggtcacattaaaaaagtctgaaatacactctttACTGCACAATTAGCGTTGTTAGGAAcgtgctttttcaaatttctcgcgtctgggggcagttttctaatcatcggaaacgagcaaacggcgggcttcggtgatttccggaagatgccgagtcgttgttgttgttgttattttttccttcagtttgtttccaacccaacgtgatctctcatagtggtccatatacgtctatgcggtaaccaaatcgatcaacttttaaatatccaacgcaatcctttacatttcatttcacgatatcacgagctccgatttttaggttatgttgtcagttttagttgaccggaaatagccgtgAGTtaccgttaattgtttccgttagaaaactgcccccagacgcgggaaatttgaaaaagcgcgttccaaataatgcaaattgcgcagtaaggagtgtatttcagacttttttaatgtgaccatcgtaattttcgtgtcattagacctctaaaaagtctattcgcacggctgtatctcttgcatgcaacaggcccattaaacaGTTTTTAACTGACAATGGAGGTGAGTTTGACAATGAAGAAGTTCGTCAAATTCTTAGCTCAAATGGGATAACTCAAAGATTAACGGCACCATTCACTCCAGAACAGAATGGTGGAAGTGGGAGGGATTTCAGAACTATAGTAGAAATGGCTAGaacttttaaatattcaaatCCAGAGAGTAATCTTCCGGATGCGATATGGGGGGAGTTAGTGAGTACAGCCATTTATATTTTGAACAGAACGGGAAAATCATCCGTGAAGAATAAAAGTCCCTATGAAACGTGGTTAaataagaaacctcgaattaaGCATCTTCGTATTATTGGCTCTGCGTGTTATGTTCATATTCCGAAAGAAAAACGTAAGAAAATGGATAAAAAGGCTACTAAAAGCTACTTGGTTGGGTATGATGGAGATGAAAGATACCGAATTTGCATCAAAGAAGAACATAAAGTGATTCTGTCAAGAGatgtaatttttgatgaaaaatacaaccagaaattagtttgtgctACTCTCaaacaaacaaagaaagaagaaaatacacGAGAAATACAAGctgttttgttgaaaaatagtgatgaagaaaataataaaagtgACTATTGCGACGGACAGTTTTTGGAGAATGCTATTTTATCAGCTGAGTGTCTCGTTAACGAAGAAAAATAACCAATAACATACGATGAAACAATAAACAGTGTCCATAAAACAGAATGGAAAGAAGCcatagaaaaagaaattggctctctaaaagaaaataaaacttggGTTTTAACGGACCTACCCAAAGGTGCAAAAGTAATTCCATGTAAATGGGTATTTAAACTAAAAAGAAATCCAGATGGTTCCATTGACAAATATAAAGCAAGACTTGTGATAAAGGGATACAGTCAACGTAAAGGAATCGATTATAATCAAACTTTCAGTCCAGTAGCCAGACTAGGAACTATAAGGGCTGTCTTGAGTGTGGCTGCCAGTGAAAATCTGTATCTCTCGCAATTTGATGTATCAACCGCATTCCTATACGGAGAATTGGTAGAAGAAGTCTACATGTTACAGCCGGAGGGCTATGATGATGGGTCTGGAAGAGTTTGTTTACTCATCAGGAGCCTCTATGGTCTGAAACAAGCTCCTCGATGTTGGAATATTCGTTTTGGAGGTTACCTTTTAAAGTTGGGGTTTCACGTGAGTGATGCTGACCCATGCCTTTATATTCGAATCGTGAAtgaaaatattataataatTGCACTTTATGTTGATGATGGACTCGCAGGAGCAACAAAAAACGAAGATTTACAATCGTTTCTAAAAAACTTACAAGAAGAATTCAAAATCACCTTCAAAGAGAATGCTGATTATTTCCTTGGTCTTGAAATTGAGCGAGTGCCTGGAGGAATTAAGATAAAACAAGAGTCTTACGCAAAAAAGCTGCTGCTGCGATTCAACTTCTCGGAATGTAAATCTGTATCGACGCCAATGCTGAGTAATcgagaatttttcacagaaggaaaagaagaggatAAAAATTCTACATTCCCTTATAGACAAGCAGTGGGTGCCTTGATGTCCTTGATGCTAGGTACAAGGCCTGCTTTAGCGTATTCTGTTGGCGTATTGTCAAGAAGTCTAGAAAATCCATTAGCTGAGGATATCAATCGCCTTAAACGTGTTTCTAGATATATTTCCGGGACAACGGATCTAGGAATCACTTATTCATCAGATAAGCAacagaaaatcttaaaaatctaCAGTGATGCGGATTTTGGAGGATGCACTAAAAccggccctggtaaaaatgatcagttAAAATTTGAACTGATATCGGTTGATATCATTTGAGCATCAACCGATATCAGTTGATTTCAACTGATATCAGTAGAGCTTCTACTGATATCAGTTGAACTTCAACTGATACCAGTAGATGCTCAACTAAGCCCGGACTCGAGTCAGTTGAGATCCAATTGGTACCAGTTGAGGCCGGACTCGAGTCAGTTGAGATCCAACTGGTATCAGTTGAGGCCGGACTCGAGTCAGTTGACATCCAACTGGTACCAGTTGAGGCTGGACTAGAGTCAGTTGACATCCGACTTGTACCAGTTGAGGCCGGACTCGTGTCGGTTGAGATCCAACATGTGGTACATAAGGCGGGACTCGTGTCGGTTGAGATCCAAGTTATGTCGCAGTTGAGGCCAGACTCGTGTCGGTTGAAATCGAAACTGTTTCAGTAGTGGATCTATTCGGCATCAGTTGCGTGAATAGGTTTAGATTCAAGCATCCAATCAGAGTACAGTTGGATTATGCCTTTTAAATTTGCTATTTTCCGCTATGGGGCCGTcctataaattacgtaaggcactttttccagttttaagaCCCCCTCCCTCTCGAAAGGAATTTTCTGCCCCTCGGCCACCTTACTTCAACAATACCCCTAAGGCAGCCCTTGACACCCTCCCCCACTGCCTTGCGTAATTTGTGGACGTAATGGGCCCTGCAGCGGAAACCAGTGGTCTCCATTTTGAAATCtcttaaaaaagaaactttttttttatatatatatatcaagTTTCCGTATAGATGAATGGCTaagtgcaaattgcctatcctCCTTTTTGAAGGGGCTAAAATCAAttcgttggaaaaaaattgcaatagatATGGTACAAAAAATGGTAATGATTGTCATTGTTAGGTTGAATCGCAGGTTCTTCACATTTGTATGTAAAGGAGCcccactttaaaattaatttgataaaggatggcaaaaaaaaagagaaactgaaCCAACATTGTACTTAAGGTGATTGCAAATTTTACCGCAGAAAATGACTCTGTCaattagaatttttgaattaaTATTGGAGATACCCCAGttagaataaaatattttgaaaatattttagaaatactGCCGttgtttggaaaatattttcaagaaaataattccacgaaaatactgtaaaaatagttttacaatatcttttcaatcaaatttttaaaatatcaaaattaattatttttaaaatatttttgcaatatttaaatgaaaatgtttttgaaaaataattttaaagcaattactaaatatttacatttttagttgtaaaaatactacaaaatataattttaaaattattaataaaatattatagAATATGCGCGCGCTCTAGGAGCTGTTTTGGTACGTATGTTCTTTACTgataagataagatattttattcaaaaagtaaaacataaaataaagaacaaTATTAATCTGCCCGGCAAATTGTGATGCCCAAATTAATCTGCCGGAtcagacataaaattaaattcaactgataataaaagaaaaaagaaaggggaaaaaagaaaaaacacaaaataataataataataataataatatatccATAATATGATAATCCAATAATATGATAGTTAATATCCAGAGCACTTACGCTGAGAAGATAAGTAAGTACATGCCTTTGGCGGACGAAATCAAGTGCCTCTGGAAATTGGACAAAGTAATAACTGTGCCAATTATTATTGGAGCAACGGGGGAGATTCCTGTGAAGTTGTTTGATAGTCTTAGGAAGATCAACCTTAGAGAGAAGCTGTTTCAACAATTACAGAAAGCAGTTTTGCTAGGGAGCTGCAGGATTGTAAGGCGAGTTCTGGGTGATGGATAGTTACCACCAACCGAAAAATTAACctgcattttaaacttcaattttaaatttctactccaattttaaatttttaacttcaattttaaagttttaacctcaattttaagttttttttactccaatgttaaagttttaatcccaattttaaatttttcactccaattttaaagtttttatcccaattttaaatttttacttcaattttaaatttaaggactCTCCTTTGCATTGAATTGCCGGGGGAGGACTAAATATCTACCGGCCTCGAGCTGTGAATTGAGATACGagaacataataataataacataaatgcatcgacataaattcaaactagaaaaaggtccgaataattaaaactggaaaaagacgcaattataaaaaaacaggaatttggtttaaaaaaaaattaaaaaaaatgagagagtcAAAAAAacgagagagttaaaaaaaatgaaagagagttaaaaataaaaaaaataaataaatgaaaatgaaaatttgaaatacatgaatatGAATATCTTGAGttcaattaataaagaatttgaaacataaattacgcgatgaaataaaaaataataagtaataaattatggtaaaatattaaaagaatccgtcaataaacaaacatattacggactcagaggcctgcgatagttaagagattgaatttcgGGGCCCTCCcgtatcaagcctggctggtctagCGGTAAGTTACTGGACTACGGATTGCAACTtcatcccgaggcgtgggttctattCCCGACTAGGCGACGCGGATTTTAAGGttagtcacaactctacgatcgaTCAATTTGAAATGACACATGTGCACCATCGAAGGAACGTTAGTACCAATTACATCACCTAGAGTGCGCGCTCTCTAGATGCAATATTTTCAGAacattgattatttttaaattgatcaaCTGATCAGATATCTACTGATGTCAACTGACAATTTCTACTGACATCAACTGATCAGATACCTACTGATGTCAACTGATGTCAACTGATTCTTTCGCACCAAAACACGGTTGACGGTCAACTGAT is part of the Bemisia tabaci chromosome 1, PGI_BMITA_v3 genome and encodes:
- the LOC140226076 gene encoding LOW QUALITY PROTEIN: uncharacterized protein (The sequence of the model RefSeq protein was modified relative to this genomic sequence to represent the inferred CDS: deleted 1 base in 1 codon) → MDKETAYEAWEALKQQFEANSKDQLFRSCNDFFSFSWNEKDDVSTHVAKLKSLWIELNGSLEAKKENKLPDVILVCKVLHILPTDFDNFRSSWMLITSIQKKMFDEFCNQLCMFERNMIFSVKPNRFMSLLRVERSLDPAVSKVDKPRKTEVKKETVNISNTVDEDTDQAVALVTLCSEESVSSAECEGWYIENGATKHVTHSKGYFRDYEEFSSCLEMKATGKESLNAYGKGNISFKNAQNKTILLTDVWYCPEISKKLVSILEAQDRNKNSEFTSTATTCILRINGREVLRGTRNRQGSLFKAEIRALLQKQEVNSTTVDDESLLQRTPHRWGQRLSMKVDETLID